From Fibrobacter sp. UWEL, a single genomic window includes:
- the ftsE gene encoding cell division ATP-binding protein FtsE translates to MIHFNHVTKSYEENWKALSNVSFRIRKGEFVFLTGHSGAGKSTLLKLIYMDERPDVERGGQVMVKFTEDCLYDSKNTADKYIQSLRRKMGIIFQDFKLLPDRNVFENVALALRIVGAPTKTINAAVFDALALVGISQKRFAMPYTLSGGEQQRVAIARAMVHNPYLLLADEPTGNLDPKNAEEVFKIFKEINARGTTVLMATHNPDFYMNSPFRRLTLDHGELLNRDIL, encoded by the coding sequence GTGATTCACTTTAACCATGTCACCAAGTCCTACGAAGAAAACTGGAAAGCTCTTTCCAACGTTTCTTTCCGTATCCGTAAGGGAGAATTCGTTTTCCTGACGGGTCACTCTGGTGCTGGTAAGTCTACTCTGCTGAAATTAATTTATATGGACGAACGCCCCGACGTGGAGCGTGGCGGCCAGGTGATGGTGAAGTTCACCGAAGATTGCCTTTACGATAGCAAGAATACTGCGGATAAGTATATCCAGTCCCTGCGTCGCAAGATGGGCATTATCTTCCAGGATTTTAAGCTTCTGCCCGATAGAAACGTCTTCGAGAATGTGGCTCTTGCGTTGCGCATCGTAGGCGCTCCTACCAAGACTATTAACGCCGCCGTCTTTGATGCGCTGGCTCTTGTGGGTATTAGCCAGAAGCGTTTTGCCATGCCCTATACACTTTCCGGCGGTGAGCAGCAGCGTGTGGCCATTGCCCGCGCCATGGTGCATAATCCCTACTTGCTCCTGGCTGATGAACCTACTGGTAACCTGGACCCGAAAAACGCCGAAGAAGTCTTTAAGATCTTTAAGGAAATCAATGCCCGCGGTACAACCGTGCTGATGGCTACCCATAACCCCGATTTCTACATGAACAGCCCCTTCCGCCGCCTGACCCTAGACCACGGCGAACTCCTGAACAGAGATATTCTTTAG
- a CDS encoding peptidylprolyl isomerase, protein MMNVFSRITLALCAAVSFALAEPVLMEGMAAVVDGKPIMRSEFLNSLYRFQETPEGSAMSEAEQKQYVLDRLIEEKVLLSRIDRDSIVVSDAEVDQRVNSHLQQLASSQNINMATLEKAIRAQLGMSMAQYRDMLSKQIRNNVEMTRVRQRHVGSISPTRKEVEAYYKEYKDSIPRQYNCVFLSHIQLPILPNQAIVDSVKLIAEALIDTLNLGMSFELLAKAHSQDSSAAKGGDLGYYKRGQLDPAFERALDQLKNGQYASTPVKTALGWHIARVLGRKEDGVRSAQILLRTIPTAEDTAKVIALADSLQKSLKTSEEFAAAAKKFSEDKSSNYAGGKLGWFQKNEMVPAYVDPVSTLQVGEVSQPVMIDGAYHIFRLDDMRQIRELTLEEDYGKIEMMTANHLEGLKLSELVKKWRKEVHVDIRLTE, encoded by the coding sequence ATGATGAACGTTTTTAGTCGTATAACTTTAGCTCTTTGCGCTGCAGTCTCTTTTGCTCTGGCCGAACCGGTACTGATGGAAGGTATGGCTGCGGTGGTGGATGGCAAGCCTATCATGCGTTCTGAATTCCTGAATAGCCTTTACCGTTTTCAGGAAACTCCGGAAGGCTCCGCCATGTCGGAAGCTGAACAGAAACAGTATGTGCTGGATCGCCTGATTGAAGAGAAGGTTTTGCTTTCCCGTATTGACCGTGACTCCATCGTGGTGTCCGATGCGGAAGTGGATCAGCGTGTGAACTCCCATTTGCAGCAGCTTGCCTCCAGCCAGAACATCAATATGGCTACTCTGGAAAAGGCAATTCGCGCCCAGCTGGGAATGAGCATGGCTCAGTATCGCGATATGCTCTCCAAGCAGATTCGTAACAATGTGGAAATGACTCGTGTTCGTCAGCGTCATGTGGGTTCCATTTCCCCGACTCGTAAGGAAGTGGAAGCCTACTACAAGGAATACAAGGATTCCATTCCTCGTCAGTATAACTGCGTTTTCTTGAGCCACATCCAGTTGCCCATCTTGCCCAATCAGGCAATTGTGGACTCTGTGAAACTGATTGCGGAAGCCTTGATTGATACATTGAACTTGGGGATGAGTTTTGAACTTCTGGCTAAGGCTCACTCTCAGGATTCTAGCGCCGCAAAGGGCGGTGACCTGGGATATTACAAGCGTGGCCAGCTGGATCCTGCATTTGAACGAGCTCTGGATCAGTTGAAGAACGGTCAGTACGCATCTACTCCTGTAAAGACTGCATTGGGTTGGCATATTGCCCGCGTGTTGGGTCGTAAGGAAGACGGTGTCCGCTCCGCTCAGATTCTTCTCCGCACGATTCCTACCGCAGAAGATACTGCAAAGGTGATTGCCTTGGCTGACTCCCTCCAGAAGTCTCTGAAGACGTCCGAAGAATTCGCTGCTGCCGCAAAGAAGTTTAGTGAAGATAAGTCCAGCAATTATGCTGGTGGTAAGCTGGGTTGGTTCCAGAAGAATGAAATGGTTCCCGCCTATGTGGATCCCGTCTCTACGTTGCAGGTGGGCGAGGTTTCCCAGCCGGTAATGATCGATGGTGCCTATCACATCTTCCGTCTGGATGACATGCGCCAGATTCGCGAACTTACTCTGGAAGAAGACTACGGTAAGATCGAGATGATGACTGCCAACCATCTGGAAGGCTTGAAGTTGAGCGAACTTGTCAAGAAGTGGCGTAAGGAAGTCCACGTAGATATCCGCCTGACGGAATAA